TCCTGGCCGGTAGGGGGCGCACGACGTCGAACAAGCGTGTAGCTTGCCGGGTCATGGACGGCCGGGGGGCCGTGCCAGGGGGTTGGGGGTTCTCGATGGGCGTGCGTCTGATGGTGGTCGACGACCACCGCCTGCTCGCCGAGGCGCTCGCCTCGGCCCTGAAACTGCGCGGACACCGCGTGCTCGCCGCCGCCGCGCCCGCCGCGGGCGCGGCCGAACTGGTGGTGAGCCGCGCCCCTGAGGTGTGTCTCCTCGGCACGGCGACCCCCGCGGAGCCCGGCGCCTTCGACCCGGTCGTACGGATCAAACGGGACCGCCCGCAGGTCGCGGTGGTGGTCCTCGGCCCGGTGCCGAGCCCGCGCGGCATCGCGGCGGCCTTCGCGGCGGGCGCCTCCGGGTACGTACGGCACGACGAGCGCATCGAGGGCGTCGAACGGGCCATCATGAAGGCCCGCGCCGGGGAGACCGCCGTCGCCCCGCAGCTCCTCCAGGGCGCGTTCACCGAGCTGCTGAACCCGTCCGCCACCCCCGACGACGAGGGTCAGCGCCTGCTGCGGATGCTGACGCCCCGCGAGGTGGAGGTCCTCGTGCGGGTCACGGAGGGCGAGGACACCCGCCTCATCGCCGCCGGGATGGGCATCGCCCCCAGCACGGCCCGCACCCATGTGCAGAGGGTCCTGATGAAGCTCGGCGTCGGCTCCCGCCTGGAGGCCGCCGCGCTCGCCGCCCGCACGGGCCTCCTCGACCGCGCCGCCGACCTCTCCGGAATCCCGCACCAGCGATAGACCGGCACGCACGCGCAGCCGGGTAAGCAATCGCGCGGCCGGTACGCACGCGAGACCCTGTACCCGACGTACAGCCGGTATTGCGCCGCGCCTCATTGACGCACACTGTTCGGTTCTGCTTCCTTGTGTGTGATTCTGTTCGATCTGGTCGCGCCATGAGGGAGAGAGAGTTCCCGCCGTGAAGAAGACGTCCACCCGGCTCGCCGACGGGCGCGAGCTGGTGTACTACGACTCCCGCGACGACGTGGTGCGCGACACGGCCGATCCGCGGCCCCTCCACCCCGTCGCCACCACCGCCGAGATCCGCGAGGACGTCCTCCTCGGCGACCGCGTCGCCGTCGCCTCCCACCGGCAGGACCGCACCCACCTCCCGCCGCCCGACGCCTGCCCGCTCTGCCCCTCGCGCGACGGCCGGCACACCGAGATCCCCGACAGCGACTACGACGTCGTCGTCTTCGAGAACCGCTTCCCCTCGCTCGCCGGTGACGCGGGACGCTGCGAGGTCGTCTGCTTCACCTCCGACCACGACGCCTCCTTCGCGGACCTCACCGAGGAGCGGGCCGCGCTCGTCCTGGAGGCGTGGACCGACCGCACCGCCGAACTAGCCGGACTGCCCGGCGTGGAGCAGGTGTTCTGCTTCGAGAACCGGGGCGCCGAGATCGGGGTCACCCTCGGCCACCCGCACGGCCAGATCTACGGCTACCCCTTCACCACCCCCCGCACGGCGCTGATGCTGCGCTCCCTGGAGGAGCACGCGGCCCGCACCGGCGGCGCCAACCTCTTCGACGACGTCGTCGCGCGGGAGCGCGCCGACGGCGAGCGCGTCGTCCTCGACACCGGCCACTGGACCGCGTTCGTCCCGTACGCCGCCCACTGGCCGTACGAGGTGCACCTCTACCCCCGCCGCCGCGTCCCGGACCTGCCCGCGCTGGACGAGGCGGCGCGCGCCGAGTTCCCCCGCGTCTACCTGGAGTTGCTCAGGCGCTTCGACCGGATCTTCGGCGGGGGCCGGCCGCCCACCCCGTACATCTCCGCGTGGCACCAGGCGCCGCTGCGCGACCCGCGGCGCGACGCGTTCGCGCTGCATCTCGAGCTTTTCACCATCCGCCGCACATCCGGCAAGCTGAAGTTCCTCGCGGGCTCCGAATCGGGCATGAGCGTGTTCATCAACGACGTCCCGCCGGAGGCCGCGGCCCGGCGACTGCGAGAGGTAGCGAGCGGATCATGAAGTACCTGGTTACGGGCGGGGCCGGATACGTCGGCAGTGTCGTCGCCGCACATCTGCTGGAGGCCGGCCAC
This genomic window from Streptomyces thermolilacinus SPC6 contains:
- the galT gene encoding galactose-1-phosphate uridylyltransferase, with the protein product MKKTSTRLADGRELVYYDSRDDVVRDTADPRPLHPVATTAEIREDVLLGDRVAVASHRQDRTHLPPPDACPLCPSRDGRHTEIPDSDYDVVVFENRFPSLAGDAGRCEVVCFTSDHDASFADLTEERAALVLEAWTDRTAELAGLPGVEQVFCFENRGAEIGVTLGHPHGQIYGYPFTTPRTALMLRSLEEHAARTGGANLFDDVVARERADGERVVLDTGHWTAFVPYAAHWPYEVHLYPRRRVPDLPALDEAARAEFPRVYLELLRRFDRIFGGGRPPTPYISAWHQAPLRDPRRDAFALHLELFTIRRTSGKLKFLAGSESGMSVFINDVPPEAAARRLREVASGS
- a CDS encoding helix-turn-helix transcriptional regulator, with the protein product MGVRLMVVDDHRLLAEALASALKLRGHRVLAAAAPAAGAAELVVSRAPEVCLLGTATPAEPGAFDPVVRIKRDRPQVAVVVLGPVPSPRGIAAAFAAGASGYVRHDERIEGVERAIMKARAGETAVAPQLLQGAFTELLNPSATPDDEGQRLLRMLTPREVEVLVRVTEGEDTRLIAAGMGIAPSTARTHVQRVLMKLGVGSRLEAAALAARTGLLDRAADLSGIPHQR